The window CAGGAGCTTCTTTCGGCTAGTTGTGTTTCAGTTTTTGGATGTCCGTTTTGGCCTGCGGAACTCTACACTGTACCTTTCCAAGAACAGCTTACACTCACAacttccctcttccttttgtTCGATACGAGAAAACCGATGTCCCAAAGCGGGGCGTCCGCCTTCAGAGGCGTCTGCCGTTCTtccgaagaaagagagacatcAAGTTCCTAACCCCAGCAATGGACAAGTACTGAATCTGTCCGGTGGGAGTCACTCTCCGAAGACCCGCGAGGTACATTCCTCTTTCTCACGTTTGTTTAGTCACAAATAAGTAGCGTGGAGGATCCTTGTCGAGCGCTGAAAGGGTGACCGGTCCGTGGGTTCGCGTTAAATCaacgttttctctttctcggcggGTCCGAGGGCCGAGGGAAATAGCTTCGGGACAGTAGACACACAAATGATTTTTCGGCCCTCCCTCTCGTGTCATGGTATTTGCGCGTGTCAAGAGGAAACGCTAGaacctcgtcttcgtctgatCGCTTTCAACGGCGCCGACCCTGCGTGGGAGTTGCTCTTGCGGACACACTAGAGTTAACAAAAGCTGCATTTCTTTCAGGCTTTACACTGGATACGTGGTAATGTTAACTTCCTATAGACCACGGGAGCGAAGATAATCTAACATGTAACTCCGTTCTTGGAAAGCAAAAACGTTCAACACGACACTTCACAGCCGAGAGGACCAGACGTGGCTACGGGGAAGGACACCGATATGAACTTCCCGGTCCCTGGAGTAGGGAGAGCGATTCTCTTAATCTCAAAGTGTCCTTTACGCCCTCATTCCCCCAGATCGCCGCAACGGCCTTCCTGGCCCCAAGGAGATGTGTGTCCGGCTAAGTTTTCGGCGCTGAGAAGTTTACACACGAAATACAGGAGGACACACGTTTTTGTGTGGCTGCAAAGGCTTGAACAGTTTACACGTGAAATACAGGAGGGGTCTGCTGCTGATTCCGTTTCACACTCTGTCTACGAGTTGTTACGTTGTTTTCCAGTGGCGGTAGGCGATACCCACGCTCCGTCGCTTGTCGCATTTCGTTGCATGCGTCCGAAAAATGATGGCGTTTCTGTAAAAAACGTGCTCCTCCCCCGCGATGGCTGCAGTCGTTGGAGTGTTCAGTGGCATCCAGGTGCGCTCAACGGCGCGCAGCTGGGTATGGATTTCGGCTCTGTTCAGCAGGAAAATGGGCATGGAGCTGTAGTCAGAAAAAACTTTATGCCCCACATGGATCCAGAAAGAAGGTGATTCTGCAGCAGGCAGGCGCCAGAGAAAACTCATCGAGACACCACTGCAAGTCCCACCGAGCACATACACAGGACAAAGCCAGCTTCTGGTTGCGCTGAAAAAAACCCGTTCGTGTGAGACGAGTGTGACTCTCAGAGCGCATAGGGGACTCTTTTTCTGTGACCCGCTGCGAGCAGGAGTGCTTTAGAACACGCTTGTCCAAACTCGTTCAGAAATTTGAGGCGGAACTCGCCCTTCGCTCCGAAAAAACCAGTTCAGGACGCTCACTGGCCGCGAGAGTGCGGGGCCTTTGTAACGCAAGGACAGCTCAACGAAGAGTCATCGCGCGCGATCGAGATCCCTAGCCGCATGCAAGGGACCGCAGCCCCGGAACAGTCGATTTCGTCGTTTCCCCAATGGAAGAAGCTTTTTCTCTGCCAGCCTCCCGATCTCCTTTGCCCTCTTCACCACTTAAACAAGGTTGACTGTCAGCGGACCCGACGAAATGTGACAGAAAGGTTGCCACTCGACGGCGGCAGCGTTAAGGCACTGGAGCGTTTCCCTGTAGACAGCTTTCGTGTTGGAGAGAGCTCAGCAGCGCCGATTCTTTCTTTCAAGAGAAATCCTCCTCAAccctgtgttttctcttccggctTTCCGCCGCCACCCTCGAAAGAGAGTGTATGGCTCCACCGTGGAGTGTCAGGTAAGTCTCCCTCCCTCATTTTGCGCGGCTTTTCTGCGTGTCGACGCCCATGGTAACTTTTTCCTGCGCGGTCTCGACTGAATCGTTGACAGACACATCTTTTTCTCCCGACTGGGGTCATCAGACTCCGTGGTTTTCGAGTTCACTTGGTTCCTGCAGCGCTGAGAACCCGCGTGCGGACTTTTCATCCTGCATCCGCGTTTACAAACGCGACGGCGTTCTTGACCGCACCGCGCGTCGAAAACAGAGTCCGAGAGACGATTTTTATCCTTGAAGCCAGTTTTCCGTCGAGGACGGGAGCTCGGATGCTGAACTGCGGCGGAGTTCTCGCGGCGCCTCAGGGAACTCTGGCGTTCAGAGAGACACTCTGGTTTTTTTTCAGCGTGACTAGGCTGGTTTCGAGTCTGTTTCCAAGGACGTGGGGCGTCGGGTTCCCGTGTTTCGTGGGATCTTTTGTTTTCGGAGTGAAGACGCTGTGCGCGTGGGAAGCTTAGGCCTTTCCGCCctccggcgccgcgccgtGCCTCTCCGTAGGTGTCCCCGGCAAGCTACCGGCCACCACGCCGTTTCCTCCGGTTTTCGCTGTACTGGCTTTCCCTTTGCTTccctttcccgtttccttccccgtcttccagGTTTCAGGCTGCCGTCGCGtgcgttctccttctcgtcacCATGGCGAcgcctctcggccttctgGGCTCCGCGTCGTCGGCTCCTCCCAGCTCGCCGgggtcttcgtttctgcgttGTCGAGAGGCGCCAGCTGCGCTCGCGAGGCCCCAGAGCGCGCCTGACTCCTGGGCATGCAGTCGCCGTCCTGTGggcgtcgcgtctctcctttcttcgccgtttcgcGCGGCAGCGGCTCTGACCATGGCGGCAGCCGTGGCAAGTCAAGCGCCCTCGCTGActgcgctcctctcctccaTGTGCACCCAGTTTGCTCCAGCTCCTGTCGCGCCTCTTGCCTTCTCGCATCCCTTCCCCGCTGCTTGCCTGCCGAGTACGAGCAAACCTGGCGCGTCccatcctctctctcacggCGTGCCGACGACCTTTCTAGCCTCACCCACctgcgcggcgtcgccgctgtcgctgtcGTCCATCCTCCAGCAGCCTGCTGGCCGCGGGGGGCCTTTggcgtcgccctcggcgtGGCAggggcgtctcttctcggtgATGCCGGCGGCCACTCTCGCGTTGGCGGACCAGGCAGAGAAACCCGAGTCTTTGCGGCACTCCGCGgacgcctcgccttcgcatCCGGCCTTCGACATCACCTCGCAAGAGGCGGTTCCAGAGCTGCATCTGACAGCGACGGAGTACGTCCACAagaagacaggcgcgcgcgtgATGAGCCTTACCGTGCctgagaacgagacagaaaaggtgTTTTGCATCTGCCTGCGCACGCCCGTGGCGGACTCCACGGGAGTGCCTCACATTCTCGAACACAGCGTTCTGAGCGGCAGCAACAAGTACCCGCTCAAAGAGCCCTTTGCAGAACTGCTCAAAGGCAGCATGTACTCGTACTTGAACGCGTCGACGTACCCAGACCGCACCTGCTACCCTGTCGCTTCCGTGAACGACAAGGACTTCTACAACCTCGCCGACGTGTACTTTGACGCTGTGTTCCAACCTCGAGCGATTCGCGACGAGACCGTCCTGCTGCAGGAGGGCTGGCGGCTCGAAGTCACATCGGAGGACGCGAaggccgagggcgacgccgTGCGACTtcgcggcgacggagagctCGACGAGagccggaagagaaagcggaaactGGCGTTCCAAGGCGTCGTTCTGAACGAAATGCGCGGCGTGTACTCCTCCCCAGAGGCTCTGCTCTGGAAGGCCCAGATGGAGACGCTCTTCCCGGACATCCCGTCGTACGCCCACGACAGCGGAGGCGATCCGCAAGACATCAAAACGCTCACCTTTGACGCTTTTAAGGAGTTCTACAACCGATTCTACCACCCTTCCAACGCAAAAATCTTCTTCTGGGGGTACGTGCAAAACGAATGCTGGATAGGAGAGTGGACGAAACAGAATTCACGCGGGGATTTGGGGGATTTCTGTGGAAAAGCGGCGGGTGTCGTCGCTGCCGCGCGTGCGGCGACTCGccatttctctcttgctcccATTGGgttgtctctccttcaggTCAGACGATGTCATGCGGCGCCTTGACTTCGTGGACAAAAACCTGGAAGCTCTGGAAGTCCCGAAGACCTGTAACCGGGCGATTGAAGCATCTTCAGTTGTCCCTAGTCAGCCGCTGCTTCCGGGTACGCGCTCCGAAGCGACGAATCGCGTTCGCCAACACACAGATATAGGTCCACCTGCACGTCTCCCTCCAAAAACATATGCCCCTATAACTATATATTCATGTTTACGCTTGCATGATTCGCGTAGATGTCGAATCGAGGGTGAACCCCTACAGCTAGAGAATCAACACGTGGGCCGCAAGCGGTGGGTGAACGACGCGGTGTGGCCCAGAAGCGATATGAGACAGTCAAAGGCCTCTAAGGAAACTGTGAACTGGCCGGAATCCGCATTTAGGGGACTATTCTATCCATCCACATCTATTTATCTGTCTGCAGCTATTTATCgacatctatctatctatatccatatatatatatatatatatatatccatatatatatatatatccatatatatatatttatttatttatatgcatttatgtatatttggcgcggtgtctctgtATGCTGTCCCCGGAGCAGCATCCATCGATATGCATCGATCTGTTTCGTTTGCGACTGCGGATGAGTGGAGGCCCTTTGGTGAAGTCTCCGTTCTGTGAgcgtcggcgtctcggcTCTCTTGTTCAGCGCCCACACGAGTCACGCGGGTTTTTCCCGCGCCGAAGGAGCAACTGGAAGATCTCGTGACGGTGAACTTGGTTCTCGATCCCATGGGTTTTCCGGTTCCCACGCCGTTTCAGCGCCTGAGCCTGACTATTCTGAGTCACCTTCTCATGGGCACGAGCGCGAGTCCCCTCTACCGCGCGCTCACCGAAAGCGGGCTCGGAAAGCAAGTCATCGGCGGCATTGAAGACGGTTTGAAGCAtctgctcttctccgccgGGCTAAAGGGTAGGGAGCGCACCGCAGTCTCCGTTGACACGCCCTCGTGTGGACAGAGACTTGTGTCCCCCCATTGTGGGTCGGCCCAACTCTGCAGCCTGGTCGAGATCTTCTCTTCCGGGTGGAAACGCATGCTCACCTGGCCCTGAGGGACTGATCCTCGATGTGCCCAATATCTTCCCCTGCATTTGTGGCTCATAGATGTGTCGCGCTATCTGGTGCGCATGCCTTTGAGATGTCGAGGTAGAAGTGGACGCCCCGTGTTGCCGATTCTAGAGTTCCTCGGCTTTTCCACCGACGGTGGACGCAGGCCAGTGAGGGCGGCGAGCCTTTTGAGGCTTCTGCGGGCACTGTGCCAAATCGCGTCCACCGGACCTTTTTCGAGGGAGATCCTGGatctcgctctgtctctctcgcgtggcTTTGTCAgtgcgaagagagggagaatgGCGGCGctctgtgtgcgtgtgctctttgtctctcgcttccgcgcacgcgcgcgcccCGTTTCCCCTGCAGGTGTGCCACAacagagcgagggaggcaCGAGTGCCGTGGACAAAATCGAGGAAATTGTCTTAGAATGTCTCGAGAAGCACGCGCGGGAAGGCTTCACAGATGAGGCGATCGACGCCTCGATCAACAGCACGGAGTTCCGACTCCGCGAATTCAACACGGGCAGTTTTCCTAAGGGCTTGGCCGTCATTCAAGAGATGACTGCCGGGTGGACCGAAGATCGGGTGAGttcgaagaaagagaggttTCAAATGATCCTCAGAGACGgcagcaggcggcgcgagagccgTATTCACTCacgcgcgaaaaagaaaggatAGAGACTCAGACACAGGAGCTTTTCATTGACATATAAGAGAGGAGATCGCCTTTTAGGCTCCGACGAAAAACGACGGGAATCTGTCATGGGCCGTGTGCCTGGATGCGCGCGCGGGGGGGAGTGCTTGacctttccttccttcgaTAGTCCACGCTCAATCTTACCATACACAGTACGTTTATGATCCCAGGCTGGGGCGAGAGGTTGCCTTCGCTtgcagtgtctctctcgctttttgcTCGTGCTCTCTCACGTGTCTGCCtcggtgtgtctctccgtaTGACGCAGGACCCGGTTGACGGCCTGCGCTTCGAAGGCCATTTGGAGGAACTGCGTCGCCGGCTGAAGAGCGGCGAACCGCTTTTCGAAAACCTTCTGAGGAAGTGAGTTGAGACTGAGGAGGCGCAAGAAGCTTTGGCTTCCGCCTTtggttctctcctctccttcggaATGGCATCTCCgatgcctctctttcttccgtcgtctccctccgtcGCCATCTCCTCTCAACGTCTGGTTCTGCCGCCTGAGTGTTCGCCCGTCCTCCGGCCTTTGCTCGTTTCCTGCGCTCGCCACTCCTCCAGTCCCCGCCTTTGCaccgtttgcatgcatctttcgtcgctctcgcttcctgttcCCCCAGCTACCTGCGCTCGGGCCTCCTGTCTGCTCTGTGCTCTGCTGCGTCGGCCAGGCACTTCATCGGCAACACTCACCGCGCCACGATTCACCTGCGGGCGGATCCCGatgaagaggcgcgaagagaggcgaaagacaaagaggagatcGAAGAGGTGGAAGCTTCGCTGTCGAGTGAAGAACTCGACGCCCTCGAAACGCAGACGATCGAACTGAAAGCGAAACAGGTAAGGCTCTGAGGAGGATCCGTGAGGAAGCGTGCACAGTGAATAGCCATGcaccgcatgcagacgacaGCTGTGTACATACCCCGGCGTATTTGTACACAAATCTGTACTTGGATGCGGATGAAGTTACTCGTGCATGGAACGACGCGTTCTTGTGCCAAATGCAAAACTGTCAGAGAGCGGCTATTTGTACCGATGCCGAGAACGTATTccattatatatataattatatatatatggatatatggatatatatatgtgtatgtggaTATATAGGTTTACGTGTAGGATTGAGTTTGCAGTGGCTGACGGACAAGTGCATGCTGTGTGTGgtgttttcgtttccacTTTGGTTTTTCGCAGATGGCCGAAGACCCGCCAGAAGCCTTGCGGACGCTACCGACGTTGACTCTCCAGGACGTTGATGCGGTGAGCAAACAGGAGACGTAAGCGAATAGCTCTCTGTTGCCGATGAGAGACTCCCACATTGCAGAACACCCCCACGTTTCGGGAAAGTGCCTCTGTTCTTCGCTggccgtgtctctgtttcgtcctttgtcgcctctcccctgaTGACGTGAAAGCTCTTTTGATTTCCATGAACGGAGTTACATACTAGATTACCAGGAGCCGACTGTTTCACTGCGTGTTtcgcaggaaggcgaggagattCCGACGACGATCGAGTCTTACCTCGACGGCCGCGCTGCCTTACTGCGCCATGCTCTCCCCACAGCCGGAATTCTTTATGTAGACTTGGCATTCCCGCTCCACACCTTGACCCTGGATGAGCTGAGATACCTCGCCCTCTTTGGTCGTCTTCTGGTCGAAGCAGGTGAGAAACAACTGCACTTTCTCAAGGTGCGCCGTCGCCAAAACTCTCCACATGTATCCACatgtatccatatatatatatatatatatatccctTTAAGTATttgtacgtatatatgtctatTTGCATGTATCCGCGTGTTGCTCTCTGGCATTCCTCCGCCGTCACgatctgtctctttttttcgtgtgcggtcttctttgctctttctcttctctctgtcttttcgcgcgtgcctttctctcgctcgtaGCGTAGGGTGCGTGGGATCTCTCGTGTGCGTTACAACGTTTTGGGGTTTGCGCCTTGTTTTTTCAGGCACGTcgacgaaggacgaggcagcCATTGTACACCACATTGGCAGATACACGGGCGGGATCTCTTCCGTAACAGACATCCGCACGCTTCATCCGAACCCGCGGGAAATCGCTGACCCATATCAGTCGGCGGGCTATTTCATCATTAAAGGGAAGGTCAGCGGAAACTGAGCAGAGGAAACATCTTGCTAGATGCAGTTTTTGCCGCTCGCCACTTTCCGCTCCAcccgcagaaacgcgacacCACGGAGCCCACGAGAAATACCGTCTCCCGGTGTCCCACTCTTTTGCACAGTCctctgcatatataaatagatatgtatatgcatagatgtatgtatgcaAATCGTCAGACATTCACCGctatatacatctacatctacacacgcatatatatatatatacatacatacatacatacatacatacatacagcTGCCACATGGTAGCGTTGCAGGGAATCTCCAGGACACATAGTAGGCGTGCCttgtgcctgcatgcattcgtATTTACCGAGATATGCGTGCGTTTTCCGAAGGTGAAGTGTTTTTGGTTTTGCGTGGCGATTTGCGGGACGTTCCTGAGGGCAATGGCGAGAGATGCGCGTGGTGGCTTTTTTCAGGCTCTGAAGTCGCGCATTCCCGAGTTGTTTTCGACGATTGCCGAGATCATGACCGACGCGAACCTGGGAAATGgccgcagaggaaaagaaatcCTCAAGGAGACGCTTTCATCCTTGGAAGCAGCCTTCCTCCACTCTGGACATGCGATGGCCTCGTCGAGGATCTTGGCGTCCTTGACTGTCACCGGCTACATTAGCGAACAAAGACATGGGCACGCGTATCTCGAGTTCATCAAGGACTTGAAGAAACAGGTAAGCGTTGGACAacttctcgcttttttcggGGCACATGTGTATGTGAGAATGCAcattcctgtctcttcttttttgcgTATTTTTTCGGGAAACGCCTCGGCCAGTATGCTGTCTCTGTTGGACACTCCGCTTGTCCTGGTCTGCTCGTTAGGGCCAGTGTGCGGACAGGGGAGGCGGACAGGAGAACGCGCGTAGCCCAACGATCTCAACCTTTGGAGCGTTGttctatatgcatatatatatatatatatacgtataaaTGTGCAGATGGAGTTATCTCTGTGGGTGTATCCACGTAGGAGGGTTTGTCATTTGTCATGTACACGACTACGTCTCTGTTTTGTTggtgcttctcttcttcttcgcatcgtcccttctttcccttctctctctcccttcgcagCCGTGTGTCGCTctgcttcgtttcttcgcttcttcatcttttctttcgctatatcttccctcgttctctccgcttcgaaATGTGCCGCTGGTTTCGCAGGCTGACGAGGACTGGTCTCCAATCCAGGAGAAACTCGTCACGATCCGAGAGAAGCTGCTGAAGGCGCAGCGTGAACAGTTGCTGATCAACTTgacgggagacgagacgaccctcgaggcggcgacttcgccggcgcatgcaggcgggCGGGCACTGGCTGAGGCTGTCCAGGCTCTGCGCACAGGTGCTTCCTCCCATCACGCGTGTCTCGATGGCAAGCGAGGAGTTCACCCTTGCCCGTGGGGGGcggagctgaagaagaagcatGGCCTTCTCCAAGtcaaggaagaaggcacCGTTGGCGAAGGCTTCGTTGTCCCCACGCGGGTTAGACAAAAACGAACCAGGGCGAACCCCGGAGAAGCTGCCTAGACATGTCTTT is drawn from Neospora caninum Liverpool complete genome, chromosome X and contains these coding sequences:
- a CDS encoding Mitochondrial presequence protease (Precursor), related, which codes for MATPLGLLGSASSAPPSSPGSSFLRCREAPAALARPQSAPDSWACSRRPVGVASLLSSPFRAAAALTMAAAVASQAPSLTALLSSMCTQFAPAPVAPLAFSHPFPAACLPSTSKPGASHPLSHGVPTTFLASPTCAASPLSLSSILQQPAGRGGPLASPSAWQGRLFSVMPAATLALADQAEKPESLRHSADASPSHPAFDITSQEAVPELHLTATEYVHKKTGARVMSLTVPENETEKVFCICLRTPVADSTGVPHILEHSVLSGSNKYPLKEPFAELLKGSMYSYLNASTYPDRTCYPVASVNDKDFYNLADVYFDAVFQPRAIRDETVLLQEGWRLEVTSEDAKAEGDAVRLRGDGELDESRKRKRKLAFQGVVLNEMRGVYSSPEALLWKAQMETLFPDIPSYAHDSGGDPQDIKTLTFDAFKEFYNRFYHPSNAKIFFWGSDDVMRRLDFVDKNLEALEVPKTCNRAIEASSVVPSQPLLPAPTRVTRVFPAPKEQLEDLVTVNLVLDPMGFPVPTPFQRLSLTILSHLLMGTSASPLYRALTESGLGKQVIGGIEDGLKHLLFSAGLKGVPQQSEGGTSAVDKIEEIVLECLEKHAREGFTDEAIDASINSTEFRLREFNTGSFPKGLAVIQEMTAGWTEDRDPVDGLRFEGHLEELRRRLKSGEPLFENLLRNYLRSGLLSALCSAASARHFIGNTHRATIHLRADPDEEARREAKDKEEIEEVEASLSSEELDALETQTIELKAKQMAEDPPEALRTLPTLTLQDVDAEGEEIPTTIESYLDGRAALLRHALPTAGILYVDLAFPLHTLTLDELRYLALFGRLLVEAGTSTKDEAAIVHHIGRYTGGISSVTDIRTLHPNPREIADPYQSAGYFIIKGKALKSRIPELFSTIAEIMTDANLGNGRRGKEILKETLSSLEAAFLHSGHAMASSRILASLTVTGYISEQRHGHAYLEFIKDLKKQADEDWSPIQEKLVTIREKLLKAQREQLLINLTGDETTLEAATSPAHAGGRALAEAVQALRTGASSHHACLDGKRGVHPCPWGAELKKKHGLLQVKEEGTVGEGFVVPTRVNYVGLGGRLFAPGEPYVGASAVAVRALSTGYIWDNIRVVGGAYGSFFRSDFTGTFLFTSYRDPHLRDTLKRYLGAGAGLHQFAENLDERSLTRAVIGVLRDLDQPTPNDQKGYRALWQTIQGETKEDRQRFRKEVLQTTAADIRAFADRLEAQLGGEARRRQLEEGSLLERERVAASSLSADEALKTPSLVSVVVGSKTAFDEASRQDPAIVYKMKRVMGDGAADPEDSA